Within the Clostridium scatologenes genome, the region GCCAACTCCATTTGAACCTTTCTGCTTCTTCCTGATATGTCCATAAGTTTTTCCCTATCGACTAATCCTTCTAGTTCCATCTTTGTTGGAGCAAGATTTTTAGCACATAATGGCCTCAATATCTTATCACTAAATCCAGATTCTCTTTTTACTACATCTAATGAACTTTTATTTTGAGACATAGGCCTTTGGTTTAAAACCTCACCTGTTATTATAAAATCAGCTTCATACTTTTCTAGCATTTTACCTGAATAATTCATCATCATTGCATGACAGTCAATACAAGGATTTATATTTTTCCCATATCCATGCTTTGGGTTTTTAACCATTTCAAAATGCTCTTCTGAAAAATCAACGACCTCTAAAGGAACATCTATCTGTTTAGCCATTCTTATGGCATTATCAGGTCCAAAAAAATAAGATTTAAAGCATATTCCTACTACTTCTATTCCTTGATCCTTTATAAGTTTTGCTGCTAATACACTATCTAGTCCCCCAGACATCATTGCAAGTGCTTTTGTCATATTATCACCTTTCCTGTAGACTATAAAATTAGTCCTGCTTTTATTTTTAAAACTTCTAAGTAATAGTTTAGTTAATTTTCAGCACTTTATCAATAGATTAATTTTCTTAATCATATATTTTTTGCAAAACTATAAAGAATTTTGTTTTATATAATTGTTTACATTGTAAGTTTGCCATTTGGAGTATTTATAATTTGAATTATTTTTTGTTCATATCCAGTTTCTGCATTTATATACACTACAAAATTATCATCTTTGTAATTTCCCGAAAATTCATAGCATAATGCTTCCTTATTTGTTTCTGTTGGGACTATAGCAAGTCTTATATTATTTATATTAAGCCTTTTCCCTACTCTTTCTCTGGCTTTATCTTCACTTACCTTTGGCGTAGGTATATTTCTGTTTTCTTCATGTGCTACAAGATACTTTTCTGATTCTATTCCTATTATACTACCGTCATCTAAAGCTATCTTCAACTTTATTTGATCAGGATACATTCTAACATTTTGCTGTGTATATATATAATTTATTAGAGCAGTATCTCCATAATTTAGCGTATATGTAGGAATCATATTTTTATATCCTATGTTTTGTAAATACTTACTCCCAATATCAACAGATTTATTAAAGTCTACATTTGTTTTATTTATAGTTCTATTATCAATCAAATATACTACCTTTCCACCATGTTTACTTATTTCACAAATTATACCACTATTCTTTCTCCCCTTAATAGATACTTCAAATCTATATGTCTCTATATTTTGTTTTCCTGTACTACCTTTTGATTGTATAGCTTGGATTTTGTCCTTACCTATAATTTTAGTAACTACTTGTTCTGCTTCTTTTTGTGAAATTTGCTTTTGTAAATTTATTTTAGGATTTATTTTTAAAGTATTATCTGAAAATGGTCCATCATAAATTAATGCAGGATATTGAGTTACTTGTTTTTGTATACCTTGAAACTGATCATTTATTAATGGTTCTTTATTACTAGCAAGAACACTGCTAGTTTTCTTTCTTATATCTCCCCACTTAACCTTACCATTGTTTATTTCATCAGATGCTAGTTTTAATTGCTTCTCCAATGAAAAGGATTCATTTTTCAACCTATCTATAGTATTATAATCTTGCTCAGTTAATTCTCTTCCTTCGGAAGATACTTTAGCTAAAGTATAACAAAAGTCTCCTACTTGAGATACAAATTTACTTGTATCTCCTATGACCTGTTGAGATATTGGTAAAGAATGAAGTTTATCATTTGCTATAGCTGAATATCTGAATATATTTTCAAATACAACTATGCTTTGCTCTTTAGATCCAACCACATTTGCTTTTCCTAAATCTACTCTTATGTTTTGTACTGAACTTATAAGGTCATACATATTTTTACTATATTCTCCCTGAAGATAATTCCTATAATCCGTTCTTTCAAGGGTCATAAGAATTGCAAAAGTGCTTGAAAAAACTACTATTAATGAAACTACAGATGTATATATTATTCTCTTTCTAGTAAATTTCATAAAAACTCCTCCTAAAATACTTATTTTAAATACAACTCATTTATATTATCCATATTTAATTAATTGTTATTCATTATGTATCCATTTTCTTAAATATTATGAATAAAACCATATCTTAGAGTCAAAAATAAATTAAATAATAATAAAAAAATTATAACTATAAATAAGCTTTTGAATTACAATATACAGTATATAAACATATTATCTTAACATTAAATTTTTCTTACTTATATTAATTTTTTCTTAAATGTTATATAAACTTGTTTATTATTGCTCTTATATTTTATATAATGTTATTACATACTTAACCAGAAGGTGATTAAATGAAATTTTTGATTCTTTCAGTTTCTGCAGGCGGAGGACACGGTCATGCTGCAGAGGCACTAAAAGATTATATAAATTTAAAAATTCCTGAGTCGGAAATAAAAATTATAGATACGTTAAAATATATAAATCCAATAATTGATAAGGTAGTAATTGGAAGTTATTTAAAAACTTTAAAAGTTACTCCTTCTCTTTATGGAAAATTATACAATTATTCAGAAGGAGATTATGGAATTACTAATACTATTAGTGCTAAATTTAACGAAATCATGACTTACAAACTAATACCACTAATTGATGAATTTTCTCCTAACATTTTGATATGTACTCACCCATTTACAACAGAAATGGTATCTATAATGAAATCTAAATATAATTTAAATATACCTGTTATGTCCATAATCACGGATTATTATCCCCATGGATCTTGGTTACATTCCTACATAGATGCTTATGTAGTTTCAAACAAAGACATGGTTGAAGACATGGTATCCAAGGGGATACCCAAAAACACAATTCACGATTTGGGCATACCTGTAAACCCTAGCTTTATGGACAAATATAAGAAAGATGATACCCTAAAGGAATTGAACTTGAACCCTTCCAAATTTACTATCCTAGTTATGGGTGGAAGTTTAGGTATGGGCAAAATTACAGATGTATACCATGAACTTAATAAAGTAAATAAAGATATTCAAATAATTGTAATAACAGGTAAAAATGAAAAACTTTATAATGAACTATCAATCTTAGAACAGTCTTCAATAAAACCTACTAAGATAATAGGATTTACTGACAAAGTCAATAAATATATGCAAGCTTGTGATTTACTTTTAACTAAACCTGGTGGGCTTACAATAACAGAAGCTCTTATATGTGGGATTCCCTTGGGAATCTTTTCCCCAATTCCAGGACAAGAAGAAAAAAATGCAGAATTTCTTTTAAATCATAATTTAGCAATTAATCTATCTGACACCAGCAAATGTCAAGAAATCATAGAAAGCTTACTACAGTTTGAAGATAAATTGGCAGCTATGAAATCAAACTGCAGTAAATTTTCAAAGCCTGATAGCGGAGATAGAATAGTTGAACTGATAAAATACTTAATAAAAAACAAAAGCATTTCGAGTTTAAAAAACTTTGATAAAGATTATGAAAAGGATAATAATATTAAAACATTTTTTAAATCTGTTGAAGAATACTTTATGAAAACAGCAATTAAAATTTTTGCAAACAACTAAAAAATCCAGTATTTATTTCACTGGATTTTTCTTGTCTTTTAATAATTCTAAAATCTTAAATTTAACTTTTATACTATTTTTATTACCAGAATTACTTATCTGATTATCTATCATTTTATACTCTTCAGGAGATAGAACCTTTTTCATATCTTTCTCTGTCTCCTTATAAGAAACTTCACCTTTTGTAATATCAACAAAACATAAAGGTGGAAACATTACACACCACCAATTCTGACCTTCACCATCTCCTATAATTATTCTATAGGCTTCATATTTTCCCTGTGGCAATGTTATATTACCATAAGTTTTTATAGGAAAGTTTTCATTAGATAATGTGGTTTTAACAGCATAATTATATCCATTTTTCTTTATTACATCTTCTGCTATTGTTATTATTTCACTGTTACTTTTTCTAATCATTTCTCTAGATTCATCTATGCTTTTGGAATTTTTTAACTTAGGCTGCATATATTCTAAAACTTTATCTCTAACTTTTAACTTAAGAGCTTGGTCACTTTTTGAATCACTATTTGCTATTACATGAAATCTTATAATTTTAGAAGCTATATCTTCTTGAACAGAATCACCACTTACTTTTGTTCTATTATTGGTTAAGGCAAATATACCCAAAATACATATAAAAATAACTAAAACCTTTTTCATAACTTTTATCCCCCATTTATAATTTGTTATTAGTATTATTGACACATATTTTAGTTATATTCACCCTAACTATATTTATTATTCTTTCTAAGAATTATATTTACTTTGATACTCCTATTCTTCTTATATTTGTAGTTACATTAACATTTATTACTGAATTTTTATATGCTTCAGGCCAATTATTTTTCTTTTGACTCCAAATTTGAGGATGATACTTTTTTACATATTCCCCCAATTCCGCTGGATCAACTTGATATTCATTTTGAGTAATTCTAATTAACTGTTCACATTCTTCCTTTAATGATTTATTAAAATCATTCTCTATAATATTCAATTCATTTTTGGAATCTAAATTACTATCTATATAGTACTCCTTTAGTTCTCCTTCTAAATTAATATACACATTAAATATAAGTTTTCCATCAACATCCTTTACTCTTATTTTTCTACCTGTACTATTAAATGAAACATCTATAGGATGCCCATCTTTATATATTGCTTTCTTACCCTCATGAAGTTTACCCTTTAGTATTTGTAAATTAACAGTTTGTATAGGTGATAAATACCCCTTCAATTTATAACCTTCTATTATCCCAGCTCCACTCATTTTCAGTTCTTTTTTATCTTTATCTACCTCCATAGCTGGTAATGCTATATTTCCATTTTCATTTAATGATACAAGAAATTTATTTAACGTTACAGGTAATACAGCATTTCCCGTGTCATCTTCAATTAGCCCAGTTATATAACTTTCAACATTTTTTTCTGTTTTAGGTTTATATTTTATATAATCTTCTGTCTTTCCTTTTGCTATAACTACATCCATCATCCTATCTAATGAAGCTTGCCTTTGCAAATAATCTACTATTTCTTTTAAAGTATCCGGGTGTTGTAAAATTTCACTACTTAATACTAAAAGCTTTGTATGACTAAATTTTACAATCCTACTAGTTTTAGCACTCGCCTTGCTTATAGCATCTTCCATTGAATAAGCATCTGTATCTATATATATATCTTCAGCTGTTCCACCTTTATCTGGCCCTAATTTACTTATATCTGGAGATCCTAAAACAACATGTATCCTTTTAACATTCACACCATTATAAGGATCATCCGACTTTACTTCTTTAGGTTTTTTATCTATTTGTTCTCCAACATCTACACCTATGACAGATATAAAACTTTTTCTATCTATTTCAACTTTGTCCCAACATCCAGTAAAGGTGCAACAAATCAATACTAATAGTAGAATTTTTTTAAGTTTCATTTTGCTCACCCCCCCTTTGTTGATTACTCCTAACTTTATTTATTAAAAGTAATACTAAAGGAAGTGCAATCAACACATATAATGCAAATGCATGTGTTCCTGTTTTTCCCATTTCATAAAGCTCAGCTATATTTTGTGGGTACATTGCTATAGCATATATAAAAGGAACTATAATCAATATTGATAATTTTACATCTTTTAACCTAAATACATCCTTAACTATATCTGCAGAAAAATAATAATAATTAATGAAGGTTGTAAAATAAAATATTATCCACATAGCCATTACTATACCTTCCCATCTTTCTATAAAAGCTCCATGTATATTTATAGATTTTATCATGGTTATAGTTGGCCATAACAAAGTTTCTGTTTGAGCCTTTGAAAAAATTGCTATACAAAAGATTACTATAACTGTATAAAATGCTGTTACAAAGCCAATACTTCTTAAGATGCATTTTTTTATTCCTGCTTTATTTCTTACAAATGGTAAAAATAAATACATCAACTCAAATCCTGTGAATGTAAATACTGCAGTATTCATTCCTTTTAAGTAATTAATAGGTTGATTATTAAATACAGGAAAAATATTTGTAAAATCCAAATGATTTAAAGTCAATAAAAGCACTAAACCTATAGGCAAAAACATTATTCCAAAGGCAATTTCATTAAATTTTACTAAATTATCAATTTCACCTCTTATAAGATAACTCCCTGTAATTATAGTCACTACAATCAAAAACTCAGTAGGCGTTTTTTCTAGAAGATACATTTTTATTACTTCTACAAAAGATCTCATCCCTATTGCCATTGAAAATGTAGTATAAGCTACAAAAATTATTGATAAAATCCCTCCAAATATCTTTCCAAAATTATTTTCCATTAAATTGAGAAATTTATTAAAGTTGTTGATTTTAACCACTTTATATATAAGATATGCTAATGCATAAGCTATAAACCCAACCAATAAGGTTACAATCCATCCATCATTACCAACAACAGTGGCTAATTCACTGGGATAAGCAAATATTCCTATTCCTACAATACTCACAACAACTGTAGAAAATAATCCAAAAGATGTAATAAAATTTTTATTAATCATAAAATGCACTCACCTCTATTTTTGTCGTACTTTATCTTCTGTATTCATATATTCTGGTCTTTTCTTAAAACATTTTAACGGAAATCTTATATACATATCTTTGAAATCACTTATTCGAGGATTAACCAGTGGTGCTAAATAAGGCACTCCAAAACTTCTAAGTCTTACTAAGTGTACAAGTATACATATCAGCCCTATCATAATTCCATAAAGACCTAATATTGATGATGCAATTATAAGCATAAACCTCAATATTCTAAAAGCAGATGTAATTTGATAATTGGGAGTCGTAAAACTTGTTATTGCCGTAATAGATACTATAATTATCATTATAGGACTCACTATTCCAGCCGTTACAGCTGCCTGACCTATTATAAGGCCACCCACTATACCAATAGTTGCTCCTATAGGCTTAGGTAATCTTGCTATAGCCTCAAGTAAAAAAGCAAGGCTTACCTCCATTATTAGCGCTTCTACAAATGCTGGAAAAGGCACTCCTTCCCTAGATGCTGCAATAAAATAAGCCAATTTCGTAGGAATTATAGATGTATGAAATGATGTAACTGCAACATATAATGGTGGAAGTATTAATGATATAATTATTGAAAAAAACCTTATAAGTCTTACTACTGACCCATGAATCCATCTCTGGTAATAATCATCTGGTGCTTGAAATAAATTAGGCAAAGTTGTTGGAACTATAATTGCAAATGGAGAATTATCTACCAATATAGCTATTCTTCCTTCATATAATGCTGCTGCTACCACATCTGGCCTCTCTGTACTTTGTATTTGCGGAAATACAGAAAATGTACTATCTTCTATTAGTTGCTCTATGTATCCACTATCTAATACAGCATCTATATTTATTTTATTTATCCTACTTAAAAGCTCCTCCAATGCACCTTTATTTACAATATCATCAATATACATTATTACTACATCAGTTTTAGATCTTGTTCCTATGCTTTTAGGTGATATTTTTAATCTAGTATCTCTTATTCTTCGTCTAACCAATGCAGTATTGAATCTTACAACCTCTGTAAAGCCATCTCTACCTCCCCTTATTGCTGTTTCTCCAGATGGTTCTGATACACCTCTAGCAGGCCAAGCACGAGTAGATATAACATAACAAATTTCAAGACCTTCAATAAAC harbors:
- a CDS encoding DUF814 domain-containing protein: MTKALAMMSGGLDSVLAAKLIKDQGIEVVGICFKSYFFGPDNAIRMAKQIDVPLEVVDFSEEHFEMVKNPKHGYGKNINPCIDCHAMMMNYSGKMLEKYEADFIITGEVLNQRPMSQNKSSLDVVKRESGFSDKILRPLCAKNLAPTKMELEGLVDREKLMDISGRSRKVQMELAEKWGIKDYPSPAGGCKLTEPNYSKRLKDILDKKEDVIARDLGVLKYGRHFRISEKAKIISTRTAEEAQEIKQYLTTKDMIFLANDFNGSMVMIIGEATEEDIEFAAKVTGRYCKGKNEEKIEIKYGYYKQPLDKFIEVKAATEEELSKYILP
- the ypeB gene encoding germination protein YpeB, with translation MKFTRKRIIYTSVVSLIVVFSSTFAILMTLERTDYRNYLQGEYSKNMYDLISSVQNIRVDLGKANVVGSKEQSIVVFENIFRYSAIANDKLHSLPISQQVIGDTSKFVSQVGDFCYTLAKVSSEGRELTEQDYNTIDRLKNESFSLEKQLKLASDEINNGKVKWGDIRKKTSSVLASNKEPLINDQFQGIQKQVTQYPALIYDGPFSDNTLKINPKINLQKQISQKEAEQVVTKIIGKDKIQAIQSKGSTGKQNIETYRFEVSIKGRKNSGIICEISKHGGKVVYLIDNRTINKTNVDFNKSVDIGSKYLQNIGYKNMIPTYTLNYGDTALINYIYTQQNVRMYPDQIKLKIALDDGSIIGIESEKYLVAHEENRNIPTPKVSEDKARERVGKRLNINNIRLAIVPTETNKEALCYEFSGNYKDDNFVVYINAETGYEQKIIQIINTPNGKLTM
- a CDS encoding MGDG synthase family glycosyltransferase; the protein is MKFLILSVSAGGGHGHAAEALKDYINLKIPESEIKIIDTLKYINPIIDKVVIGSYLKTLKVTPSLYGKLYNYSEGDYGITNTISAKFNEIMTYKLIPLIDEFSPNILICTHPFTTEMVSIMKSKYNLNIPVMSIITDYYPHGSWLHSYIDAYVVSNKDMVEDMVSKGIPKNTIHDLGIPVNPSFMDKYKKDDTLKELNLNPSKFTILVMGGSLGMGKITDVYHELNKVNKDIQIIVITGKNEKLYNELSILEQSSIKPTKIIGFTDKVNKYMQACDLLLTKPGGLTITEALICGIPLGIFSPIPGQEEKNAEFLLNHNLAINLSDTSKCQEIIESLLQFEDKLAAMKSNCSKFSKPDSGDRIVELIKYLIKNKSISSLKNFDKDYEKDNNIKTFFKSVEEYFMKTAIKIFANN
- the spoIIR gene encoding stage II sporulation protein R produces the protein MKKVLVIFICILGIFALTNNRTKVSGDSVQEDIASKIIRFHVIANSDSKSDQALKLKVRDKVLEYMQPKLKNSKSIDESREMIRKSNSEIITIAEDVIKKNGYNYAVKTTLSNENFPIKTYGNITLPQGKYEAYRIIIGDGEGQNWWCVMFPPLCFVDITKGEVSYKETEKDMKKVLSPEEYKMIDNQISNSGNKNSIKVKFKILELLKDKKNPVK
- a CDS encoding Ger(x)C family spore germination protein — encoded protein: MKLKKILLLVLICCTFTGCWDKVEIDRKSFISVIGVDVGEQIDKKPKEVKSDDPYNGVNVKRIHVVLGSPDISKLGPDKGGTAEDIYIDTDAYSMEDAISKASAKTSRIVKFSHTKLLVLSSEILQHPDTLKEIVDYLQRQASLDRMMDVVIAKGKTEDYIKYKPKTEKNVESYITGLIEDDTGNAVLPVTLNKFLVSLNENGNIALPAMEVDKDKKELKMSGAGIIEGYKLKGYLSPIQTVNLQILKGKLHEGKKAIYKDGHPIDVSFNSTGRKIRVKDVDGKLIFNVYINLEGELKEYYIDSNLDSKNELNIIENDFNKSLKEECEQLIRITQNEYQVDPAELGEYVKKYHPQIWSQKKNNWPEAYKNSVINVNVTTNIRRIGVSK
- a CDS encoding GerAB/ArcD/ProY family transporter, with protein sequence MINKNFITSFGLFSTVVVSIVGIGIFAYPSELATVVGNDGWIVTLLVGFIAYALAYLIYKVVKINNFNKFLNLMENNFGKIFGGILSIIFVAYTTFSMAIGMRSFVEVIKMYLLEKTPTEFLIVVTIITGSYLIRGEIDNLVKFNEIAFGIMFLPIGLVLLLTLNHLDFTNIFPVFNNQPINYLKGMNTAVFTFTGFELMYLFLPFVRNKAGIKKCILRSIGFVTAFYTVIVIFCIAIFSKAQTETLLWPTITMIKSINIHGAFIERWEGIVMAMWIIFYFTTFINYYYFSADIVKDVFRLKDVKLSILIIVPFIYAIAMYPQNIAELYEMGKTGTHAFALYVLIALPLVLLLINKVRSNQQRGGEQNET
- a CDS encoding spore germination protein, which translates into the protein MKEQIRDEIVKKVSDNISYIKDLLEGSSDIVYREFYIGEFKSALVYVDGMGDKLLLDDYVLETLMIRGSRITKAEEIKNRILTVSDLRDIKKLSEGINAVLSGDTLMFIEGLEICYVISTRAWPARGVSEPSGETAIRGGRDGFTEVVRFNTALVRRRIRDTRLKISPKSIGTRSKTDVVIMYIDDIVNKGALEELLSRINKINIDAVLDSGYIEQLIEDSTFSVFPQIQSTERPDVVAAALYEGRIAILVDNSPFAIIVPTTLPNLFQAPDDYYQRWIHGSVVRLIRFFSIIISLILPPLYVAVTSFHTSIIPTKLAYFIAASREGVPFPAFVEALIMEVSLAFLLEAIARLPKPIGATIGIVGGLIIGQAAVTAGIVSPIMIIIVSITAITSFTTPNYQITSAFRILRFMLIIASSILGLYGIMIGLICILVHLVRLRSFGVPYLAPLVNPRISDFKDMYIRFPLKCFKKRPEYMNTEDKVRQK